One genomic segment of Suttonella sp. R2A3 includes these proteins:
- a CDS encoding OsmC family protein, translating to MMTTAVIHYTGNLHTDMTHLQSDTTISTDAPTDNGGQGAAFSPTDLVASALGGCMLTIMGLKAASMGIEFSDVRAEVTKTMSANPRRISAVDIAFYINHDYPEATRKRLEAVAHACPVAQSLHPDIAQNLSFHYA from the coding sequence ATGATGACAACGGCCGTTATTCACTACACCGGCAATCTGCACACCGATATGACCCATCTGCAAAGTGATACCACGATCAGTACCGATGCACCGACTGATAATGGTGGTCAAGGTGCGGCGTTTTCGCCAACCGATTTAGTTGCCAGCGCCCTAGGCGGCTGTATGCTGACCATTATGGGACTAAAAGCAGCGTCGATGGGGATCGAGTTTAGCGACGTTCGCGCTGAAGTCACCAAAACCATGTCGGCTAACCCACGACGAATCAGCGCCGTTGATATTGCCTTTTATATTAATCACGATTATCCAGAGGCCACCCGTAAGCGATTAGAAGCGGTAGCGCACGCCTGCCCAGTTGCGCAAAGCCTTCATCCGGACATTGCGCAGAACCTGAGCTTTCATTATGCCTAA